In one Silene latifolia isolate original U9 population chromosome 10, ASM4854445v1, whole genome shotgun sequence genomic region, the following are encoded:
- the LOC141605610 gene encoding uncharacterized protein LOC141605610 isoform X1, producing the protein MRKKLDTRFPAARIKKIMQADEDVGKIAMAVPVLVSKALELFLQDLCDRTYDITLQRGAKTMNSLHLKHCIHSVSMFDFLKDIVSKVPDYGHSDASGENHAAIKRRKSAIEDHHDSDEESKKSRMQEVSNACSTGRGRGRGRGRGRGRGRPPLERELPPHHDMESEPSTSFEPSHKPTPIQVPAIDNDDPTDPDKDLMKESPVVGDASALASRKFDLNAEVAENQDIAGPTTAKPAENAEVTASPLCETKNEELVSEVDGMAIDPHEIAQFNSRLEDEEDYDEE; encoded by the exons ATGAGAAAGAAGCTTGATACACGTTTCCCAGCT GCTCGTATAAAAAAGATTATGCAAGCCGATGAAGATGTTGGGAAGATAGCTATGGCTGTTCCAGTTCTAGTTT CTAAAGCTTTGGAACTATTTCTGCAAGACCTATGTGATCGTACATATGACATAACTCTTCAGAGAGGAGCTAAGACAATGAATTCCCTTCATTT AAAACATTGCATACACAGCGTCAGTATGTTTGACTTTCTGAAGGATATTGTAAGCAAGGTTCCTGATTATGGTCATTCTGATGCTAGTGGAGAAAATCATGCTGCTATTAAACGAAG AAAATCTGCCATTGAAGATCATCATGACAGTGATGAAGAGTCAAAGAAAAGCCGAATG CAGGAAGTGAGTAATGCCTGCAGCACTGGTAGGGGAAGAGGAAGGGGCCGTGGAAgaggccgaggccgaggaaggCCGCCATTGGAACGGGAGCTCCCCCCACACCATGACATGGAATCCGAACCGTCCACATCATTTGAACCAAGCCACAAGCCGACACCTATTCAGGTGCCTGCAATAGATAATGACGATCCCACTGACCCCGATAAGGACCTGATGAAGGAAAGCCCAGTTGTGGGCGATGCTAGTGCCTTGGCTAGTCGGAAGTTCGACTTGAATGCAGAAGTGGCTGAGAACCAGGATATAGCGGGCCCCACAACCGCAAAGCCAGCTGAGAATGCTGAGGTGACTGCATCGCCACTTTGTGAGACCAAGAACGAGGAGTTGGTCTCAGAAGTCGACGGAATGGCGATTGACCCACATGAAATAGCGCAATTTAACTCAAGATTAGAAGACGAGGAAGACTACGATGAAGAGTAG
- the LOC141605610 gene encoding uncharacterized protein LOC141605610 isoform X2 — translation MRKKLDTRFPAARIKKIMQADEDVGKIAMAVPVLVSKALELFLQDLCDRTYDITLQRGAKTMNSLHLKHCIHSVSMFDFLKDIVSKVPDYGHSDASGENHAAIKRRKSAIEDHHDSDEESKKSRMEVSNACSTGRGRGRGRGRGRGRGRPPLERELPPHHDMESEPSTSFEPSHKPTPIQVPAIDNDDPTDPDKDLMKESPVVGDASALASRKFDLNAEVAENQDIAGPTTAKPAENAEVTASPLCETKNEELVSEVDGMAIDPHEIAQFNSRLEDEEDYDEE, via the exons ATGAGAAAGAAGCTTGATACACGTTTCCCAGCT GCTCGTATAAAAAAGATTATGCAAGCCGATGAAGATGTTGGGAAGATAGCTATGGCTGTTCCAGTTCTAGTTT CTAAAGCTTTGGAACTATTTCTGCAAGACCTATGTGATCGTACATATGACATAACTCTTCAGAGAGGAGCTAAGACAATGAATTCCCTTCATTT AAAACATTGCATACACAGCGTCAGTATGTTTGACTTTCTGAAGGATATTGTAAGCAAGGTTCCTGATTATGGTCATTCTGATGCTAGTGGAGAAAATCATGCTGCTATTAAACGAAG AAAATCTGCCATTGAAGATCATCATGACAGTGATGAAGAGTCAAAGAAAAGCCGAATG GAAGTGAGTAATGCCTGCAGCACTGGTAGGGGAAGAGGAAGGGGCCGTGGAAgaggccgaggccgaggaaggCCGCCATTGGAACGGGAGCTCCCCCCACACCATGACATGGAATCCGAACCGTCCACATCATTTGAACCAAGCCACAAGCCGACACCTATTCAGGTGCCTGCAATAGATAATGACGATCCCACTGACCCCGATAAGGACCTGATGAAGGAAAGCCCAGTTGTGGGCGATGCTAGTGCCTTGGCTAGTCGGAAGTTCGACTTGAATGCAGAAGTGGCTGAGAACCAGGATATAGCGGGCCCCACAACCGCAAAGCCAGCTGAGAATGCTGAGGTGACTGCATCGCCACTTTGTGAGACCAAGAACGAGGAGTTGGTCTCAGAAGTCGACGGAATGGCGATTGACCCACATGAAATAGCGCAATTTAACTCAAGATTAGAAGACGAGGAAGACTACGATGAAGAGTAG
- the LOC141605610 gene encoding uncharacterized protein LOC141605610 isoform X3 — translation MGENLARIKKIMQADEDVGKIAMAVPVLVSKALELFLQDLCDRTYDITLQRGAKTMNSLHLKHCIHSVSMFDFLKDIVSKVPDYGHSDASGENHAAIKRRKSAIEDHHDSDEESKKSRMQEVSNACSTGRGRGRGRGRGRGRGRPPLERELPPHHDMESEPSTSFEPSHKPTPIQVPAIDNDDPTDPDKDLMKESPVVGDASALASRKFDLNAEVAENQDIAGPTTAKPAENAEVTASPLCETKNEELVSEVDGMAIDPHEIAQFNSRLEDEEDYDEE, via the exons ATGGGTGAAAACTTG GCTCGTATAAAAAAGATTATGCAAGCCGATGAAGATGTTGGGAAGATAGCTATGGCTGTTCCAGTTCTAGTTT CTAAAGCTTTGGAACTATTTCTGCAAGACCTATGTGATCGTACATATGACATAACTCTTCAGAGAGGAGCTAAGACAATGAATTCCCTTCATTT AAAACATTGCATACACAGCGTCAGTATGTTTGACTTTCTGAAGGATATTGTAAGCAAGGTTCCTGATTATGGTCATTCTGATGCTAGTGGAGAAAATCATGCTGCTATTAAACGAAG AAAATCTGCCATTGAAGATCATCATGACAGTGATGAAGAGTCAAAGAAAAGCCGAATG CAGGAAGTGAGTAATGCCTGCAGCACTGGTAGGGGAAGAGGAAGGGGCCGTGGAAgaggccgaggccgaggaaggCCGCCATTGGAACGGGAGCTCCCCCCACACCATGACATGGAATCCGAACCGTCCACATCATTTGAACCAAGCCACAAGCCGACACCTATTCAGGTGCCTGCAATAGATAATGACGATCCCACTGACCCCGATAAGGACCTGATGAAGGAAAGCCCAGTTGTGGGCGATGCTAGTGCCTTGGCTAGTCGGAAGTTCGACTTGAATGCAGAAGTGGCTGAGAACCAGGATATAGCGGGCCCCACAACCGCAAAGCCAGCTGAGAATGCTGAGGTGACTGCATCGCCACTTTGTGAGACCAAGAACGAGGAGTTGGTCTCAGAAGTCGACGGAATGGCGATTGACCCACATGAAATAGCGCAATTTAACTCAAGATTAGAAGACGAGGAAGACTACGATGAAGAGTAG
- the LOC141608976 gene encoding cytochrome P450 98A3-like, with amino-acid sequence MIGSIFVDCTNPENEGKSLLMKKYLDRVTFNNITRLTFGKRFENVEGVIDEQGLKLKGILANGLKLDDFGVIMDHKSWLQRLLSFNTKASTKHISLRDKLVKQIIEEYRHTLQKNGEDETINQHLLHALLTIQDLYDLDDDIIVGLLWDMIVMGMDTIVASVEWALAELIKNSRLQKKAQDELDRVIGSDRIMTEWDYSNLPYLRCIVKEGLRLHPPTPFLLPHKAHAHVKIGGYDIPTASNVLINVRGIARDPSIWKNPLEFKPERFMEEDVDLKGHDFRFLPFGSGRRACPGAQLGFNLVTSILGHLLHHFNWAPADGLMQEDIDMSEKLGFLAQMQTPLQAFAIPRLPECLYRRIELKSGVY; translated from the exons ATGATTGGCTCCATTTTCGTTGATTGCACTAATCCAG AAAATGAGGGTAAAAGCCTGTTAATGAAGAAATACTTGGATCGAGTGACATTCAATAACATCACAAGACTCACTTTTGGGAAAAGATTTGAGAATGTGGAAGGTGTAATTGATGAGCAAGGTCTAAAATTGAAGGGCATATTAGCAAATGGACTCAAACTCGACGACTTTGGGGTCATCATGGACCACAAGTCATGGTTGCAACGGCTTCTCTCTTTCAACACAAAGGCGTCAACCAAGCACATAAGTTTGAGGGATAAGCTTGTCAAACAGATAATTGAGGAGTATCGCCACACACTACAAAAGAACGGAGAAGACGAAACAATTAATCAACATTTACTACATGCCCTGCTCACCATACAAGACTTATATGATCTGGATGATGATATAATTGTTGGCCTCCTTTGG GACATGATTGTGATGGGAATGGACACAATAGTTGCTTCAGTTGAGTGGGCATTAGCGGAGTTAATCAAGAACTCAAGACTTCAAAAGAAGGCACAAGACGAGCTGGACCGAGTTATAGGCTCTGATCGAATTATGACAGAATGGGATTACTCAAACTTACCCTACCTAAGGTGTATAGTGAAGGAAGGACTAAGGCTCCATCCTCCAACTCCCTTTCTTCTACCTCACAAGGCCCACGCCCATGTCAAAATTGGGGGTTATGACATCCCAACTGCCTCAAATGTCCTTATAAATGTTCGGGGCATCGCCCGTGACCCGTCTATTTGGAAAAATCCATTAGAGTTTAAACCTGAAAGATTTATGGAGGAGGATGTAGATTTGAAAGGACATGATTTTAGATTCCTACCATTCGGGTCCGGTAGACGGGCGTGCCCAGGAGCCCAACTAGGCTTTAATTTGGTGACATCTATATTGGGTCATTTACTTCATCATTTTAATTGGGCTCCTGCAGACGGATTAATGCAAGAAGATATAGATATGAGTGAGAAACTCGGGTTTTTGGCGCAAATGCAGACTCCATTACAAGCTTTTGCTATTCCTAGGTTGCCTGAGTGTTTGTATAGAAGGATAGAACTGAAATCTGGAGTGTACTAA
- the LOC141607550 gene encoding uncharacterized protein LOC141607550: MGHVKANKGAHKCIETRFGDKNKLARLIFSLQHLQYHEVTKRVVFKDQSNIIHMDEKWFSKTKPSTRFYLAKGEIEPHRCVQSKTFIEKVMFMCAVARPKYAANGDLIFDGKLGIWPFVSQVPAVRNSKNRAAGTLETKCIESINKQVTRDMVINSVLPAIKAKWPSCLGKHVIIQQDNARPHINNDDPDFKKAATADGWRIELVYQTPNSPDLNVLDLGFFRSIQSLQQKKKAIKLDELIQNTVTAYIEQDPLKLKYVWITLQACMLEIMRKKGGIDYPVPHMHKTKLAAAGLLPEYLNANMDLVKECIQYVQNVGDATTISELVNSLSDYRENAGDIASKEVELMNQQETMHLLVTLLNIGRVVMNQQGTMPLLVTLLSKQSSNHNILTNFGQFLYVKD, encoded by the coding sequence ATGGGTCATGTCAAAGCAAATAAGGGGGCACACAAATGCATTGAAACCAGGTTTGGTGATAAAAACAAACTTGCTAGATTAATTTTCAGTCTTCAACATTTACAATATCATGAAGTAACTAAAAGAGTGGTTTTCAAAGATCAAAGCAATATCATTCATATGGatgaaaaatggttttctaaaacTAAACCATCAACAAGGTTTTACTTGGCTAAGGGGGAAATTGAACCCCATAGATGTGTGCAATCTAAAACATTCATTGAAAAGGTAATGTTCATGTGTGCTGTTGCTAGACCAAAATATGCTGCAAATGGTGATCTCATTTTTGATGGGAAGTTAGGAATTTGGCCATTTGTTAGCCAAGTTCCAGCAGTTAGAAATTCAAAAAATAGAGCAGCAGGAACACTTGAAACCAAGTGCATAGAGTCTATAAACAAGCAAGTTACTAGAGATATGGTTATTAACTCAGTGTTGCCAGCAATAAAGGCTAAATGGCCTTCATGTCTAGGTAAACATGTTATCATTCAACAAGATAATGCACGACCACATATTAACAATGATGATCCTGATTTTAAGAAGGCAGCAACAGCAGATGGTTGGCGTATTGAATTGGTTTATCAGACACCCAATTCACCAGACTTAAATGTCTTGGATTTGGGATTTTTTAGATCAATACAATCactccaacaaaaaaaaaaggcaatCAAGTTGGATGAACTTATTCAAAACACAGTGACTGCATATATAGAACAAGATCCACTCAAACTCAAATATGTTTGGATTACATTGCAGGCATGTATGCTTGAAATTATGAGAAAAAAAGGTGGCATAGATTATCCTGTGCCACATATGCATAAGACTAAACTAGCAGCAGCTGGTTTACTTCCTGAATATCTTAATGCTAACATGGATTTAGTGAAAGAATGCATACAATATGTTCAGAATGTTGGTGATGCAACCACCATAAGTGAATTGGTGAATTCATTAAGCGATTATCGAGAGAATGCGGGGGATATAGCAAGCAAAGAAGTGGAACTAATGAACCAACAGGAGACAATGCACCTGTTGGTAACATTACTGAACATAGGCAGGGTAGTAATGAACCAACAGGGAACAATGCCCCTGTTGGTAACATTACTGAGTAAACAATCCAGCAACCACAACATTTTGACAAATTTTGGACAGTTTTTGTATGTCAAAGACTAG